Below is a genomic region from Leifsonia sp. Root112D2.
ATCTCCCGCCTCATTGGCGAGGGGCTCGACTTCGGCCAGGCCCTGCAGCTCGTTCGCGCGAGCACCGTCTTCACTACGCACACGCCCGTCGCCGCCGGTATCGACCGTTTCGACCGCTCGCTTGTCGAGCGATACCTCACCGGCGATCTGCTGCCCGGCGTCTCCGCCGCCGATGTGCTGGCGCCGGGGGAGGAGAACTACGAGGGCGGATCGGCCGGGGTCTTCAACATGGCGGTCATGGGGCTGCGGCTGGGCCAGCACGCCAACGGCGTCTCCAAACTGCACGGTGAAGTCTCCAGGGGCATGTTCGGCGGGCTGTGGCCGGGCTTCGATGCGGCCGAGGTGCCCATCGATTCGGTGACCAACGGCGTGCATGCTCCCACCTGGACCGACCCGATGCTGCGGGCGCTCGCCGAAGAACGCTTCGGTAACCCGGACACGACAACGGTCGACTGGCGCTCGGATGCGCTCAGTGACGGTGACCTCTGGACGGTGCGCGGCCGCATGCGGCAGCAGATGGTCGACGACGCCCGGCGCCGCGTCACGGCCTCATACGGTCGCCGGGCGCCGGGCGGCATCGCTCCCGGCTGGGTCGCCGAGATGCTGGACCCGGCGGTGCTCACCATCGGATTCGCGCGCCGTGTGCCGACGTACAAGCGGCTCACGCTGATGCTGCACGATCCGGATCGCCTGCGCGCGATTCTGCTGAACGCCGAACGACCGGTGCAGCTGGTGATAGCCGGCAAGGCGCATCCGGCCGACGAGGAGGGCAAGCGGCTCATTCAGCAGATGGTGCAGTTCGCCGCAACGCCCGAGCTGCGTACCCGCATGGTGTTTCTGCCCGACTACGACATCGCGATGGCGCAGCAGCTCTATCCCGGCACGGATGTCTGGCTCAACAACCCGCTGCGTCCCCTGGAGGCGTGTGGCACCTCGGGCATGAAGGCGGCCCTGAACGGCGGCCTGAATCTCTCGATACTTGACGGCTGGTGGAACGAGTTCTACGACGGCGAGAACGGCTGGGCGATCGCCTCGGCCGATGGCGACGGCGACGGCGCTGAACGCGACGCAATCGAGGCGGATGCCCTCTACGATCTCATCGAGAACCAGATCGTGCCCCGCTTCTACGACCGCAACGCCGACGGGGTGCCCGAACGCTGGGTGCAGGCCATCCGCCATACGCTCGCCACACTGTCGCCGGCGCTGAGCGCCGATCGTATGGTGCGCGAGTACGTCGAGCGCTTTTATGTGCCCGCCACCGCACTGCAGCGCGCGCTACGTGCCGACGGTTACCAGCCGGCCCGCGACCTGGCCGCCTGGAAGGCACGCGTGAGCGATGCCTGGCCGGGCGTGGCCGTCGTTCACGTCGACGCGAACTCGGAGTCCCGGCTCGGCGAGGAATTGCGCGTGGACGCTCGCGTGCGCCTGAACGGGTTGACGCCCTCCGACGTGAGCGTGCAGCTCGTGTACGGGCGCACGGGCAGCGGTGACGAGCTCACGGATGCGCGCACGCACGAGCTGCAGCAGGTGCCTGGCAGCGAGTTCCCGGCCGAGGCGGACGAGCTCGAGTATCGAGGTACGTTGCCCCTCGATCACACGGGGGCCTTCGGCTACACGGTGCGCATCGTGCCCCGCAACGCGCTGCTCATCAGCCCCGCCGAGCTCGCCCTCGTCGCCTACGCCGGTTGAGGAGCGCGGTGGAACTTGGAGAATCGCGCCAGCGATTCGCGACCCCAGCACCGAGCGAGCTTGCGAGCGAGGGCTCTTACCCGCGGTCGTCTCGAAACCGCCCTCGTCGCCTACGCCTTCGGTAGGTGCCCCCGCACAAACGCTCCCGCTCGCGTGAGCGCCTCCTCTGCCTCGTCGAGCATCGCCGAGAACGCCTGGAAGACGTGCGAGACCTGAGGAACGACATCGAGGGTCACCGCCACCTCGTCCGACGCGGCACGCGCGGCCAGCCGTGTGGCGTCATCCAGCAGCACCTCGTTGGAGCCGGCCTGAATCAGAAGCGGCGGAAGACCGCTGAGGTCCCCGTAGATCGGGCTCACCCGCGCGTCGCGCGGGTCGGCGCCCGCCAGGTAGTCGTTCGCCCTGGTGCGCATGCCGGCGCTGGTGAGCGCCGGGTCGAGGTCGGCCTTCGTGCGGTTGCTGTCTCCGGTTCCCTCAAGATCGGTCCACGGGGACATCAGCAGCGCCGATGACGGCTGCGGCAGCCCCGCCTCCCTGATGGCCAGAAGGGTCACCACGGCGAGGTTTCCGCCGGCGGATTCGCCCGCCAATGCTATGCGAGACGGGTCGCCCTCGATCTCCAGCAGGGCGCGATAGGCGGCAAGGGCATCGTCGGGTGCAGCCGGAAACGGGTGCTCCGGAGCCAGACGGTAGTCGACGGTGATGACCTTCATCTGTGCCCGGCGGGCCAGGTCGGATGCGAGGCCAACGGATGCCGCGGCCGTACCCATGGCGTAGGCGCCACCGTGAAAATACAGGACAGTACCGAGGGGTTCCTGCCCGTCGATGGTGACGGTCACGACGGGAACGCCGCCCAGAACGCCCATGGTGGTCGTGACGTCGTTGGGTAGGGGGGCGTGCGTGAGCATCTGTTCGAGTACCGGGCGCTGCTCACGCAGCTCGCCGCCGATATCGAACGGGTTCGCCCGCATCATTTGATCGAGTGCTTCGCGCTGTTGCTGGGACATCTGGTTCTCCTTAGTCGAGTTGGGTGGACGTTCTGACCACCGTGAACTAGAATAGCACTAAGTAACTTAGTACTAATGTAAATCTGAAGGAAGACAGGAAATCATGGAGCTTCGTGCGGTCTTTGATGATCTGGTGCGGTTTGAGACCGAGCTGTGGAACGCGCTGGACTCTCTGCTGCAACAGCAAGCGGGGGTGTCGTTGGGAACCTTCAACGTGTTGTCGATCGTCGACGAGACCCCGTCGTGTCGCGTCAACGACATCGCCGAGAAGCTTTCGATAACCGTCGGTGGCGCCAGCCAGGCAGTGGACCGCCTGGTCAAGCGGGGGCTCTGCCTGCGCCAGCAGCATCCAAGCGACCGTCGGTCATCGATCGTGCAGTTGACCGATTCAGGCATGAACGCGTTCGTTCAGGCCGGCCCGGCGTTTGACGAAGGGCTTCGCACCTGGTTCGCGGAGCCAGTATCCGACGAGGCGCTGGGCGCTTTTGCGGATGCGCTTTCTGTACTGCGGAAGGCTGCCGCCACGCGGTAATCATCCTCGGAATTGCCTGGCGAGCAGTTCCTTGCCGGGCCGCAGGCGGGGCCCTAGTCTGTGCATGAGGATGAAAGAAGGCCCCACATGGCCACGGTACGCATTCGTTACATAGCCAATGACGTCGACGCGCTGCGCAAGGCCGGAGTGCACTTTCGCAATGACATCGTCACCGGCGTCGGCGGAAAGCAGATCCTGGTCGAGGGCCCGTCCGGTAACCCGATCGAGCTGTTCGAGCCCACCATTCCCGAGGCTCGCCTCGCCCGTGGCTGATCGCTATTCGCCGCGGAAGGGACTCTGATGGCCAAGCGACACGACGCTCTTGCAGAGCGGCTTCGAACCCTTCTCGCCGGCCGTGACGTGCGAGAAGTGAACATGTTCGGCGGACTCTCCTTCATGGTCGATAACAGGATGCTGGTCGCGGCCCGGCGCGATGGCGACCTGCTCGTGCGTATCGATCCGAGCCGGCATGACGAGCTCCTTCAGCACCCCGGAGCGCGAGACTCCATCATGGGTGCCGACCGCCCGATGGGACCCGGATGGATCACCGTGTCCGGCCTGCATCTCGAGACGGCTGAGGAGCTCGCCTTCTGGACCCAGATCGGTCTCGATCATCACTCCGCGTAGCTTTGTCGATCGCTCAGGGGGTGCCAGGCCGAGCCACGATTTCAGAGCGCAGAGAACTTGTGGGGTTCGAAATGTTCGACATCATCTTTGGCGCTTTCATACTTGCGCCGGAACTGCTGCCGCTTGTGATCGTGGCTCTCGCCAGCATTTGGTACGTGCGTGATCGCATCCGCCGCCGCACCATCGACAGACCGCGATAGGCGCAGGAGGCGACTCTGATGGTGCCCGAATCGGGTAGGCGCAAGAGGGCCTGCCCGCGGCCGCTCAGGCGCCGTTGGCGCGGTAGAGCTGCATGGAGGTGCCGGCGACGGAACGGGATGCGCCCGGCTCGCACGGCGTCGCATCCTCGTCGATCGGCACCTCGGTGGTGCTGTCCCACAGCAGCGTGTACGACTGCACGCCCTCGTGCACGGGCAGCGAGACCGTCACGTCGTCCTCGACACCGTGCACGATGAGCAGAACCTGGTTGGAGGCCTCATGCTCAGGCGTGCTCGCCACGAGGTATTGCAGCGTGCGGTTCTCGGGGGAGTTCCAGTCCTCGTCATCCATCAGGTTGCCGCCGCCGTCGAACCAGTTCATGTGGCTGGCGTTCTCGATGACCTCGCCGGCCACCGCGTATCGGCTCGGTCGCAGGGCGGGGTTTTCCCGTCGAAGCTCAAGCAGCCGTCGCGTGGTGTTGCGCAGTTCGGTCTGCTCCCGGCCGAGAAGCCAGCTCATCCACGTGAGCTCGCTGTCGTGACAGTAAGCGTTGTTGTTGCCGCGTTGGCTGCGCCCGAACTCGTCACCGGCCGTGATCATGGGCATGCCGGCCGACAAGAGCAGCGTCGCCATCAGGTTGCGCATGGCCTTGCGGCGTGTCTTCAGCACGCCTTCATCGGCGGTGGGGCCTTCGACTCCGTGATTGAACGAGTGGTTGTTGTCGGTGCCGTCGCGGTTGTTCTCGCCGTTGCCCAGATTGTGTTTCGTGTCGTATGCGGCCAGGTCGGCCATGGTGAAGCCGTCGTGCGCCGTGATGAAGTTCACGGATGCGAGCGGTCCGCGTTCCGGCGAGAAGGTGTTCGAGGAGCCCGCCAGCCGGGTGGCGAAGCCGCCGATGCCGGTGGGCGCGGCGCCGGTCGCGCGCGCCTGCGCGATATCCCCCAGCCAGAACGAGCGCACCCTGTCGCGGTAGCGGTCGTTCCACTCCGAGAAGCCGTCGGCGAAGTTGCCGGTCTGCCAGCCTCCGAGTCCCACGTCCCACGGTTCTGCGATGGTCTTCACGCCTGCCAGTTCGGGGTCGCTCAGAATGCCTGCGATGAGCGGATGCTCGCGCGAGTACTCGGCGTTCTCACCCCTCGCCAGCGTGGTCGCCAGGTCGAAGCGGAAGCCGTCGATCTTCACCTCGTTGGCCCAGTAGCGCAGCGAGTCGAGAACCAGCCGTCTCGGAACGTCGTTTGAAAAGTCGAGGGTGTTGCCGCATCCGGTCGTATCGATGTACGCACCGGTGTCGTCCTGGCGGTAATACGTGGAGTTGTCGATGCCGCGCAGGCTCGAGCGCGGTCCGCCCAGGCCCTCCTCGGAGGTGTGGTTGTAGACCACATCGAGAATCACCTCGAGCCCGGCCTCGTGCAGCAGCTTGACCATGCCCTTGAACTCACGCAGCACGGCTTCCGGACCCGCAGCCTGGGCGCTGCGGGAGGCGTACGCGGCATGCGGGGCGAAGAAGGCGAGGGTGTTGTATCCCCAATAGTTGGTGAGCCCCTGCTGCACGAGACGCTGCTCGGACACGAAGGCGTGCACGGGCAGCAGCTCCACGGCCGTAACACCGAGATCTTTCAGGTAGGCGATGGTGGACTCATGCGCGAGCCCCGCATAGGTTCCGCGCAGTTCTTCGGGCA
It encodes:
- the glgP gene encoding alpha-glucan family phosphorylase codes for the protein MKAIRRLTVRSVLPEALAALRELSGNLRWSWHEPTRELFAAIDPELWQQTHHDPIAVLAGASADRLQQLAGDSDYLDALARQRDELRGYLDQPRWYQSLDERAPACIAYFSPEFGIAAALPQYSGGLGILAGDHLKSASDLGLPLVGVGLFYRSGYFAQAISASGWQEESYPALEADGLPLTTLQRADGSTVLITLALTDGRVLHARILQAAVGRVRLLLLDTDIDENDETLRAVTDRLYGGTGEHRLLQELLLGIGGARAVEEWATISGAPRPEIFHTNEGHAGFQGVERISRLIGEGLDFGQALQLVRASTVFTTHTPVAAGIDRFDRSLVERYLTGDLLPGVSAADVLAPGEENYEGGSAGVFNMAVMGLRLGQHANGVSKLHGEVSRGMFGGLWPGFDAAEVPIDSVTNGVHAPTWTDPMLRALAEERFGNPDTTTVDWRSDALSDGDLWTVRGRMRQQMVDDARRRVTASYGRRAPGGIAPGWVAEMLDPAVLTIGFARRVPTYKRLTLMLHDPDRLRAILLNAERPVQLVIAGKAHPADEEGKRLIQQMVQFAATPELRTRMVFLPDYDIAMAQQLYPGTDVWLNNPLRPLEACGTSGMKAALNGGLNLSILDGWWNEFYDGENGWAIASADGDGDGAERDAIEADALYDLIENQIVPRFYDRNADGVPERWVQAIRHTLATLSPALSADRMVREYVERFYVPATALQRALRADGYQPARDLAAWKARVSDAWPGVAVVHVDANSESRLGEELRVDARVRLNGLTPSDVSVQLVYGRTGSGDELTDARTHELQQVPGSEFPAEADELEYRGTLPLDHTGAFGYTVRIVPRNALLISPAELALVAYAG
- a CDS encoding alpha/beta hydrolase — protein: MSQQQREALDQMMRANPFDIGGELREQRPVLEQMLTHAPLPNDVTTTMGVLGGVPVVTVTIDGQEPLGTVLYFHGGAYAMGTAAASVGLASDLARRAQMKVITVDYRLAPEHPFPAAPDDALAAYRALLEIEGDPSRIALAGESAGGNLAVVTLLAIREAGLPQPSSALLMSPWTDLEGTGDSNRTKADLDPALTSAGMRTRANDYLAGADPRDARVSPIYGDLSGLPPLLIQAGSNEVLLDDATRLAARAASDEVAVTLDVVPQVSHVFQAFSAMLDEAEEALTRAGAFVRGHLPKA
- a CDS encoding MarR family winged helix-turn-helix transcriptional regulator, whose translation is MELRAVFDDLVRFETELWNALDSLLQQQAGVSLGTFNVLSIVDETPSCRVNDIAEKLSITVGGASQAVDRLVKRGLCLRQQHPSDRRSSIVQLTDSGMNAFVQAGPAFDEGLRTWFAEPVSDEALGAFADALSVLRKAAATR
- a CDS encoding VOC family protein, coding for MATVRIRYIANDVDALRKAGVHFRNDIVTGVGGKQILVEGPSGNPIELFEPTIPEARLARG
- the glgX gene encoding glycogen debranching protein GlgX; the encoded protein is MTSVDPLKNLGVKLTQRGGELRVFSANADAMEICIFDDDDPNWLVKTVPMTRDDANVWTGRSRTLSPGRRYSIRASGPKAPRNSFNSETLLLDPYTRGLTRNRSGDWISVVVEDGFDWGDSAKPHTPLDRTVIYEAHVKGVSKLNPAVPEELRGTYAGLAHESTIAYLKDLGVTAVELLPVHAFVSEQRLVQQGLTNYWGYNTLAFFAPHAAYASRSAQAAGPEAVLREFKGMVKLLHEAGLEVILDVVYNHTSEEGLGGPRSSLRGIDNSTYYRQDDTGAYIDTTGCGNTLDFSNDVPRRLVLDSLRYWANEVKIDGFRFDLATTLARGENAEYSREHPLIAGILSDPELAGVKTIAEPWDVGLGGWQTGNFADGFSEWNDRYRDRVRSFWLGDIAQARATGAAPTGIGGFATRLAGSSNTFSPERGPLASVNFITAHDGFTMADLAAYDTKHNLGNGENNRDGTDNNHSFNHGVEGPTADEGVLKTRRKAMRNLMATLLLSAGMPMITAGDEFGRSQRGNNNAYCHDSELTWMSWLLGREQTELRNTTRRLLELRRENPALRPSRYAVAGEVIENASHMNWFDGGGNLMDDEDWNSPENRTLQYLVASTPEHEASNQVLLIVHGVEDDVTVSLPVHEGVQSYTLLWDSTTEVPIDEDATPCEPGASRSVAGTSMQLYRANGA